Proteins encoded by one window of Bactrocera oleae isolate idBacOlea1 chromosome 4, idBacOlea1, whole genome shotgun sequence:
- the LOC106614520 gene encoding macoilin-2 isoform X3: MFMFRFEFLWPFWLLLRSVHDSFKFKGLAFSVLFVCIAITSDLVCLFFIPVHWLLFAASTYVWVQYVWHTDKGICLPTIILWMLFVYLEAGIRWKDTRHMPHLDLCRPFAAHCIGYPVVTMGFGFKSYIGYRIRQRRQREVAKENEFYMQLLQQALPPEETTDDPAMTQLPAVAGVSTVAAVTAGPSASTIFAAQSNAQNSQTTSSHTSAVTAAISAFNASNSSAITSVTTSAACSALATANGLLASAAAAATAAATAAAAAAAAATCSSMSSLQAQNHQHHHQQQQQQQNHYHQQQQQSPQQNHQHSNHNQTTSGASPPSSTLHDHHNNHSNAHSGVVGGGGNGTSGGNYNISSLLTNVATASASGGSTGIGGATATLADDKNYLQISSGGASIAATTTTTSTASITTNSNSSGSNSAFGGGGGSGATSNGHIGGKGHRRGVDKENRNKVGGGGSGGGADADSKHNKNSNNISFHAVDSSHNSGSNSMKERSDCEVSANNNSNVLTTPQQQTKEKSDEHRTSKKSNTPSASGATSPVANGNVLQFDADDVVAVEPVERTKGRRNRARKDNASKDNHQNTSHNINSIANNSNTHPHNHQQQNSTTHSGGNGKDAAANTQNHNSASNSNNSDASSVSSSTSSVSSASSSSASSVTSASVSSAISQIATKMVSKVCEACLKLEADVKKYRAELSHMKQIENELRQKLESNLTTKSCLQAKQKECDELEKRIQELTNGRHADMLQLQTIERRLAEERRQKQSLDAQLNNEKKARKIAEEKAARPECSAQCKQRKQQMDEDLKQMRRELKTTEEAKQLAEQHGRKWEQELRMFEAEVRNRDSAQPGTEMLMNALAAMQDKNCTLEKNLSAETRVKLDLFSALGDAKRQLEISETRRIAKEDEVLDLKAKIAQLLCVMPTDQLLPACGSAGGSSMLRMNDTPPLQTGPGPASPMLSSLSAAAAAQQAAAAAAVAGHPLSARVGPPNSVADYGGQQSPPNYVTAQHQHQHQHQHQLQHPHQHQQQQHHQQQLHQQQQQHQQQQQQLHQQQQQHHQHQQLQQHQQHQPQQHQQHQQHQQHQQHQQHQQQQQQQQQLVPVSVGTPVFVSASSPGASINSGSSLDPNASVYTPKGGSGAPGSVGVVGVPVGGAGDA; this comes from the exons atgtttatgtttcgttttgaatttttatggCCTTTTTGGCTACTTTTACGATCGGTGCAtgattcatttaaatttaaaggatTG gcATTTTCTGTGTTATTTGTATGCATTGCAATAACATCCGATTTagtgtgtttattttttataccagtGCACTGGTTGCTATTCGCAGCAAGCACTTACGTCTGGGTGCAATATGTATGGCATACag ACAAAGGCATATGCCTGCCTACAATAATACTTTGGATGCTGTTTGTCTACTTGGAAGCAGGCATCAGATGGAAGGATACGCGACATATGCCACATTTGGATTTGTGTCGACCCTTCGCTGCGCATTG CATTGGCTATCCAGTGGTGACGATGGGTTTCGGCTTCAAAAGTTACATTGGCTATCGCATACGACAGCGCAGGCAACGTGAAGTTGCGAAAGAGAATGAGTTTTATATGCAGCTATTGCAACAAGCCCTGCCACCAGAGGAAACAACAGACGATCCAGCGATGACACAGCTGCCCGCTGTAGCTGGTGTCAGCACAGTGGCGGCGGTAACCGCTGGCCCCAGTGCGAGCACTATATTTGCAGCGCAAAGTAATGCACAAAACTCACAAACAACATCTTCCCATACGTCAGCGGTGACGGCGGCAATTAGCGCATTTAATGCATCGAATAGTTCGGCCATTACCAGTGTGACAACATCGGCTGCGTGCAGTGCGCTCGCCACGGCAAATGGCCTGCTggcatcagcagcagcagctgcgaCAGCGGCcgcaacagcagcagcggcggcggcagcagcagcaacgtGTAGTAGTATGAGTAGTTTACAAGCACAAAATCATCAGCATcatcatcagcaacaacagcaacaacaaaatcattaccatcaacagcagcagcagtcgCCGCAGCAAAATCATCAGCATAGTAATCACAATCAAACGACGTCAGGCGCATCGCCGCCGTCATCAACGTTGCACGATCATCACAACAACCACAGTAATGCGCATAGCGGTGTTGTAGGTGGTGGCGGTAATGGTACTAGTGGtggaaattataatattagCAGTTTATTGACAAATGTAGCAACAGCGTCCGCATCGGGCGGCTCAACTGGCATTGGTGGTGCGACCGCAACGCTTGCTGACGATAAAAATTACTTACAGATCAGCAGTGGCGGTGCTTCCATAGCTGCAACAACTACAACCACATCAACAGCGTCTATAACTACTAACAGCAATAGCTCTGGTTCTAATTCCGCctttggtggtggtggtggtagtgGTG CAACATCCAATGGTCACATTGGTGGTAAAGGCCACCGTCGCGGCGTGGATAAGGAGAATAGGAACAAAGTTGGCGGCGGTGGAAGTGGTGGTGGCGCTGATGCAGATTCCAAACATAATAAGAACAGCAACAATATTAGTTTTCATGCTGTCGACAGCAGCCACAACAGCGGCAGCAACTCAATGAAAGAGCGGAGCGATTGTGAGGTGTCAGCTAATAATAACAGTAATGTGCTTACAACACCACAGCAACAAACGAAAGAGAAAAGTG ATGAGCATCGAACGTCGAAAAAATCGAATACACCAAGTGCTTCCGGAGCAACGTCGCCGGTGGCGAATGGTAATGTTTTGCAATTCGATGCCGATGATGTAGTTGCTGTGGAGCCAGTCGAGCGAACTAAAG gGCGTCGTAATCGTGCGCGCAAAGATAATGCTTCCAAGGACAATCATCAAAACACTTCGCATAATATCAACAGCATTGCGAACAACTCCAACACACACCCGCACAATCACCAGCAACAGAACAGCACCACCCATAGCGGTGGCAACGGTAAAGATGCCGCCGCTAACACTCAAAACCATAATAGCGCTAGCAATAGCAACAATTCGGACGCTTCCTCGGTGTCCTCATCCACCTCGTCGGTCAGTTCCGCATCATCATCGTCAGCGTCGTCCGTTACATCGGCTTCGGTTTCGTCCGCCATCTCGCAAATAGCCACGAAAATGGTCTCAAAAGTCTGTGAAGCATGTCTCAAACTTGAGGCGGATGTCAAAAAGTACCGCGCCGAGCTTAGTCACATGAAGCAAATCGAAAATGAACTGCGTCAGAAGCTCGAGTCAAATTTGACTACGAAATCCTGTTTGCAGGCCAAACAGAAAGAGTGTGACGAGCTGGAGAAACGCATACAGGAGCTAACAAATGGGCGGCATGCAGATATGCTGCAACTACAGACGATCGAGCGACGTTTGGCAGAGGAGCGCCGCCAAAAGCAATCGTTGGACGCACAATTGAATAATGAGAAAAAAGCCCGTAAAATTGCCGAAGAGAAAGCCGCACGGCCAGAATGCAGTGCGCAGTGTAAGCAGCGTAAGCAGCAAATGGATGAAGACCTCAAGCAGATGCGGCGTGAACTGAAAACGACTGAAGAAGCTAAACAATTGGCGGAACAACATGGACGCAAATGGGAGCAGGAA TTACGCATGTTCGAGGCTGAGGTACGTAATCGTGATTCGGCGCAACCGGGCACCGAGATGCTGATGAATGCGTTGGCCGCGATGCAGGACAAAAACTGTACACTCGAAAAGAATCTTTCAGCCGAGACGAGAGTTAAGCTGGACTTATTCTCAGCTCTAGGTGACGCCAAGCGCCAACTGGAGATATCGGAAA CTCGTCGTATTGCCAAGGAGGATGAAGTGCTTGATTTGAAGGCGAAAATTGCACAATTACTATGCGTTATGCCGACAGATCAACTTTTGCCCGCCTGCGGCTCAGCTGGTGGTAGTTCAATGTTGCGCATGAATGATACGCCACCGTTGCAGACCGGTCCCGGACCAGCTTCACCCATGTTGAGCAGCCTAAGCGCGGCAGCAGCTGCCCAACAGGctgcagcggcagcagcagtgGCTGGACATCCCTTATCAGCACGCGTTGGTCCACCGAATTCCGTTGCCGATTATGGTGGGCAGCAGTCACCGCCCAATTACGTAACGGCGCAACATCAACATCAGCACCAGCATCAACACCAATTGCAGCATCCACACCAgcatcaacaacagcagcatcaTCAACAGCAACTtcatcagcaacagcaacagcatcagcagcagcaacaacaactgcatcaacagcagcagcaacatcatCAGCATCAGCAGCTCCAACAGCATCAACAACACCAGCCGCAGCAACATCAGCAGCATCAGCAACATCAGCAACATCAACAGCATCAGCAacatcagcaacagc